The Deltaproteobacteria bacterium genomic interval GGATTCGTCCTTACCAAGCTCGACGGCACCGCGAAAGGCGGCGTCATCATCGGCATCTGCGACACGCTGAAAATCCCCGTGCGCTACGTCGGCATCGGCGAGAAGGTGAGCGACCTGAAGGAGTTCGACGCCCACGAGTTCGTCGAGGCGCTGTTTGCGGAGTAGGCGCTCCCGCGCCGGAGGCCCGGGTGTGCGCCTATGCTTTGGCCTGTACAGTATGCTTTAGCGGACATGTCCACGCGCGGCACCATCCTGGTGGTCGACGACGAGCAGGCGAACCTGGACTCGCTCGAGCGGATCTTCGCGCGCGAGGGGTATCGCATCCTGCTCGCACGCAACGGTCAGGCGGCGGTGGAGACGCTGCGCGCCGAGCCGGTGGACGTCGTGCTGACCGACCTCATGATGCCGGCGATGAGCGGGCAGGAATTGCTCCGAGCGGTGCGGGCCGTCGCGCCCGACGCGGAAGTGGTCCTGATGACCGCCTACGGGACCGTGGACGCCGCGGTGGCGGCGATGAAGGACGGCGCCTACGACTTCCTCACCAAGCCGCTGAAGCGTCATGCGGTGCTGAAGAGCGTCCAGCAGGCCATCGAGAAGCGCCGGCTCGTGCAGGAGAACAAGCAGCTTCGCGCCCGCCTCGCCGGGGCCGAGCAGCCCATCGTCGGCCAGAGCCCGTCGCTGCGCGCGACGCTCGACATCATCCGGCAGGCGGCGCCCTCCTCGGCGACGGTGCTGCTGCTCGGTGAGAGCGGCACCGGCAAGGAGCTCTTCGCGCGCGCTCTCCACGAGCACTCGGCCCGCGCATCGGGGCCTTTCGTGCCCATCAACTGCGCCGCGATCCCCGAGACGATCCTCGAAGCTGAGCTCTTCGGGTACGAACGCGGCGCATTCACCGGCGCGGTGCAGCGCAAGGAAGGCCGCATCGAGCGGGCCCAGGGCGGCAGCCTTTTCCTCGACGAGGTCGGCGAGCTGACGCCGTCGGTCCAGGTGAAGCTGCTCCGCTTCCTGCAGGATGGGGAGATCGAGCGCCTGGGCGGAACCGGCACCATCAAGGTGGACTGCCGTGTGGTGGCCGCCACCAACCAGGATCTCTCCGCGCGCGTCCGCGAAGGAAAGTTCCGCGAGGACCTCTACTACCGGCTGAACGTCATCCAGGTGGTGCTGCCGCCGCTGCGCGATCGCGTGGAGGACGTTCCTCTCCTCGCCGACCACTTCATCGCGCGGTACGCGGCCAAGAACGGGAAATCGATCCGCGGCCTCACGCGCGCGGCGCTCGCCGCACTGGAGGCCTACCCTTGGCCCGGCAACGTCCGAGAGCTGGAGCACGCCATCGAGCGCGCTGTGGTGCTCTCGCGCGGCGAAGAGATCGACGTGGACGATCTGCCGGAGTCCGTTCGCGCCGGGGGCGCCGCGCGCAATGCCGGCGTGGCCGGCGCCCTCGAGGGTCGTACCCTCGCGGTGCCGCTCGGGACGACGATGGAAGAGATCGAGCTGCGCGTCATCCGCGAGACGCTGCGTCAGACGAAGGGAGACAAGAACCTCGCCGCGCAGCTGCTCGGCATCGCCGCGCGCACCATCTATCGCAAGCTCGATCGGGAGAAGGACTAAGCAGCGTTGGCGGCCGGTGACAAATTGTCACGCCGGCAATGCTCGCCGTTGTCACCTTGTCGCCCGGCCGCCCTCCAACCGTCCCGAGCGACGGATTCCTGAGCGGCTCCGCTGGCATGGCGCTTGCTGCTCCGCTCGGTATGGAGCTCGTCCTCCAGCGATACTCGTGGGCGTTCGACGCCGTCGCAGTGTTGCTCGGCGCGTATCTCGCCGCGCGCACCGTGAACACGATCGCCGCCGCCGCCATCGCGCCGAAGCCCGCCCTGGTGCAGCAGGCTGGAGCCACGCCGCAGTCCGCCGCCCAGCCGCAGCGTGTGGAGCTCGACGCCGACAAGGTGGCGAAGCTGTTCGACGTCCCGCTGCCGAAGCCGCCAGCGCCCGGCGCCGAGACGACGCAGACGCAGCGCGCCGGCTGGAACCCCGTGCCCGTCCGCTCGTCGCTGCACGGCACTCTGATCGGAACCGCCATCGCCGATCCCGCGAAGTACTCGCTTTGCCAGATCACCAACCCGGACGTGAACGAGACGCAGGTCTATGCCATCGGCGAGAAGTACCAGGACGCGCGGATCTACGCGATCGAGAAGGAGCGCGTGCTGATCGACAATGCCGGCGTCAACGAGTACATCGACAACAGCCTCGCCGCGCCGCCCAACCTGGGAGTGATCCCGATCGTCCAGCCGGGCGCCCTGGGACAGGCGCAGGCCGGCGGCGGCGAGGGCGTCCGGCAGCTCTCCGAGAACCAGTACGTGGTGGCGCGGAGCGAGATCAACAACGCGCTCACCAACCTCTCCGACCTCGCCACCAAGGCGAGGATCGTCCCCTCGTTCAAGAACGGGGTGGCGAACGGGTTCAAGCTGTTCTCCATCGTGCCCGATTCGCTCTACGCCAAGATCGGCGTGCAGAACGGCGACGTGATCCGGCGCATCAACGGCTACGAGATGAACAGCCCGGACAAGGCGCTGGAGATCTACCAGAAGCTGCGCGACGCGAACCGCATCGAGATCGAGCTCGAGCGCCGCGGCGAGACCTTGCGCAAGACGTACTCCATCGAATGACCCGGGAGAACTTCGTGCATCCCCTGCGCTGGGCTTTCTTGCTCCCGCTCGCGGCGACCCTCGTCGCCGCGCCACCGTCGCGCGCGCAACAGCAGCCGCCGCCGCAGCCGCCGCCGGAACTGCCGCCGCCGCAGCAACAGCCGCCGCAGCAGCAACAGCCGCCGCCCCCGCCGCAGACGCCTCCACCGCGGCGACCCGTCCCGATCGTCCCGCCGCGAACGCCGCCGGCAAATCAGCCCGCTCCTGCGCAGCCCGGGGCGACGCGCGCCACCCAGCCGCCACCGAGCGCGCCCGTCGACAAGAAGGAGATCCACAACCAGGCGCGCACGGTGGTGATGTCCTTCGACAAGCGGGACCTCACCGAAGTGATCCAGTTCGTCAGCCAGTTCACCCAGCGCAACTTCATCTTGCCGGAGCGCGTCGCCGGGAAGATCACCATCCTCTCCAACTCGCCGATCCCCGCCGACGACGTGTGGAACGTCTTCGTCGCCGCACTCGACGCCAACAACTGGTCCGTCTATCCGGTCGGCAAGTACTGGAAGCTCGTGGAGAAGAAGCAGTCCTCCCGCGCGAACATCCCCATCTATCTCGACCGCGGGCAGGAGGCGCCGCCCACCGAGCAGATGGTCACCAGGCTGTTCAAGCTCCGCTATGTCGAAGCGGACCAGATGCGCAACGTGCTGAACCAGTTCACGTCGCGCGACTCCGATTTCCAGATCTTCCCGCCGGACACGCTGGTGATCAGCGACCTCGGCCTGAACATGCGCAGGCTGGAGAAGCTGGTCGCGCAGCTGGACCAGCCGGGCGGCTCCGAGGAGATCCACATCGTCCCCGTGCAGTACGCGGGAGCGCAGGAGCTCGCGCAGAAGCTGACCGAGATCTTCCAGGCGCAGGCGCCGGCCCAGCGGGGCGGCGTCGCCCGCCAGCTCGGCGTCGCCGAGCCGGTCGTCCAGCCCGGACAACCGCTCCCCGTCCCTCAACCCGGACAGGCCCCTGCCGGCACCGGCGGCCCGGTGCAGATCGGCAAGATCATCCCGGAGGAGCGGACGAACAAGCTCATCGTCATCGCCGGCGCCCGTTCTTTCAACCGGGTGATGCAGCTGATCCGCCAGCTCGACGTCCCCGCCGGCGAGGGCGGTGTCCACGTCTATTACCTGGAGAACGCCAAGGCCGAGGACGTCGCCGCCACGCTGCAGGCGCTGGCGCAGGGAGCCGCTGCGCGACACACCACCGGACCCACGGGTGCCGCCGGGGCGCGCCCCCCGGGTCCGCCGCAGGCGACGCCGGCCGGGGCCGCAGCCCCTGCGGGACCGGTCTCCGCCGATCTCTTCGCCGGCGAGGTGAAGATTACCGCCGACAAGAACACCAACTCGCTGGTGGTGATCGCCTCGCAGGCCGACTACCGGAACCTGGTCAAGGTCGTGGAGCGTCTCGACATCCGCCGCCGCCAGGTATTCGTCGAAGCGGTGATCATGGAAGTGAATCTCGAGAACGACCTCGAGGTCGGCGTCTCCGCGCACGGCGGTACCATCCTCAACGACGTCAGCTTCCGCGGAGCAAAGGGCGACGCTCCCTTGGTCGTCGGCAGCGAGCTCGGCGGCCTCAGCTCCCTCGGCGGCGTGACCTCGCTGGGATCGCTGGGAGGCTTCCTCGCGGGACTGCAGGGCCCCCCCATCACGGTGCCCGGCCTGAACGTCTCACTGCCCTCCTTTGCCATCCTGCTCAACGCATTGCAGAGCTCGAGCGACGTGAACGTGATCAGCACTCCCCACGTGATCATGACCGACAACACCGAGGGAGAGATCACCGTCGGCCAGAACGTCCCCTTCCAGGCGGCCTATTCGCCGACCAGCTCGGCGCTGACCTCTCTCGTCTCCGGCACCTCGGGGACCACCACCGGCACGACGAATACCGCCGCCACCTCGTTGCTCGGCCTCGGCGGCCTCGGGTCCCTCTACGCGCCCATCCAGCGGCAGAACGTCGAGCTGCGCCTGCGGATCAAGCCACAGATCAACGAGAGCGACTACGTCCGCCTCGACGTCGACGAGCAGACCGAAGAGATCGCCAGCGTCGACAAGCAGCTCGGTCCCACCACCTCCAAGCGCAGCGCGAAGACCACGGTGGTGGCCAAGGACCAGGAGACGGTGGTGATCGGCGGACTGATCCAGGAGCGCAGCACCCGCAGCGTGCAGAAGGTCCCGGTGCTGGGATCGCTGCCGCTGCTCGGCTGGCTTTTCCGCAACGAGTCGACGAAGAAGACCAGGACGAATCTATTGTTGTTCCTCACTCCCTACATCATCCGCGACCAATCCGATTACCGGCGCATCTTCGAGCGCAAGATGTCCGAGCGCGCGGAGTTCGTGAAGCGCTTCTACGGCGACGAGGGCCGCTACGAGGCCGCCGTCGACTACGACCGCAAGCCGGGACCGCTCGCCCGGGTGCGACGAGGTGTGCAGCAAGAGCTGAACCGCTACGAGAACGGGGGCCCCGGCGGCGCCGATCAGCGGGTCATTCGCCCCGGCCAGCGTTATGCTCCGCCGGAGCTGGACAAGGGCGGAGTCAACCCGGCGATCCGGATTCCATCGCCTGCTCCCCTTCCCGCCGAGCCGAAGCAGGAGCCTGCGCCGGGCACGCAGGCGCCCCCCGAACAGCCGCCGCCAGAGCCGGCGCCGTCGGAAGAGAAGCCCGATCAGGAGGGTTGACGCAGGATGGAAGGCATCGCAGACGCGCCCGCGCGCAAGCCCGCCCCGCGCAACCTGACCGGGCTGCGGCTCGGCGAGATCCTGCTCGCGCACGGCGCCGTCACGCGCGAGCGCGTCGACGAAGCGCTGGCGGCGCAAACCGAGCGCGGCGGTCGACTCGGCGAGGTGCTCGTCTCGCTCAAGGCGTGCTCCGAGGAGCAGGTGCTGAAGGCGCTCGCGGCGCAGCTCGAGCTTCCCTACCAGATGCGGGTGGGAACCGAGGAAGTCTCGCAGGACCTGATCTCCAAGGTGCCCATCAACTTCGCCAAGCAGGCGCGGCTCCTTCCCCTGCGGATGGACGGAGACCGCGTGGTCGTCGCCATGGCCGATCCGATGGACACCGGCGCCGTGGACAGCCTGCGCCTGCTGCTCGGCGCCTCGGTGTCGACGTTGATCGTCCCCACCCAGTCCATCCTCGACTGCATCAACTCGGTCTACGACCGCGCCCGGAACGAGGCGGAGCAGCTCGTCGGCGATCTGGAAGCGGGCGACCTCGACACCGTCGCACACGAGTTGGAGGAGCCTCAGGACCTGCTCGACTCGAGCGACGAGGCGCCCATCATCCGGCTCGTCAACTCGCTCCTCTTCCGCGCCGCGAAGGAACGCGCGAGCGACATCCACATCGAGCCGCAGGAGAAGGACATCTGCGTGCGCTTCCGGGTGGACGGCGTTCTGCAGGAGGTGATCCGCCCGCCCAAGCGGTTCCAGAACTCGATCAGCTCGCGCGTGAAGATCATGGGCGGGCTGAACATCGCCGAGAAGCGGCTGCCGCAGGACGGTCGCATCCGCGTCAAGCTCGCCGGGCGCGATATCGACATCCGCCTCTCCACCACCCCCACGGTCTTCGGCGAGCGGGTGGTGATGCGCCTTCTCGACAAGAGCACGGTGCTCCTCGACCTGGTGGAGATCGGGATGGACAAGGAGCAGCTCCGGATCATGGAGTCGCTCATCCACCGCTCGCACGGCATCATTCTCGTCACCGGACCCACCGGCTCGGGAAAGACCACCACGCTGTACGCGGCGCTGAGCCGCATCAACCGCCCCGACCTGAACATCATGACCATCGAGGACCCGGTCGAGTACCAGCTCCAGGGCATCTCGCAAACGGCGGTGAACCCGAAGATCGAGCTCACGTTCGCGAACGGGCTGCGCAGCTTCCTCCGCCAGGACCCGGACGTAATCATGGTCGGAGAGATCCGTGACCTGGAGACGGCCGAGATCGCCATTCAGGCTTCGCTCACCGGCCACCTGGTCTTCTCCACCGTCCACACCAACGACGCCGCCGGCGCCGTCACCCGCCTGGTGGACATGGGGGTGGAGCCGTTCCTCGTCGCCTCCTCCCTGATGGGCATCCTCGCCCAGCGCCTCGTCCGCGTGGTCTGCAAGGAGTGCCGGGTTCCCTATTTCCCCACGCCCGAGGAGCTGAAGGAGATCGGGCTCACTCCGGACGACGTGCGCGAGACCAGCGGCGGGATGCTCTACAAGCCAGGCGCCTGCGAGCAGTGCAACAACACGGGGTACCGGGGGCGCTCCGGCATCTACGAGATGATGCTGATGGACGACGAATTGCGCCAGCTCACGCTCAAGAACGTGGACAGCGGGACCATCAAGCGGCAGGCCGTGAGCAAGGGCATGCGCACGCTGATGGACGACGGCGCGCAGAAGGTGATGCGCGGGATCACCAGCGTGGCGGAAGTCCTCAGCGTGACGCAGGAGGACATGGCCTAGGCCACCATGCCCGTTTTCGAGTACACGGGCCTCACCGAGGCCGGCAAGAACGTCCGCGGCATCCGGGACGCGGAGAGCAGCAGGGTCCTGCGCCAGATCCTCCGCAAGGACGGCGTCTATCTCACCGACGCGCGGGCGGCCGAAGCGGGCGCGGTGGCCGGCGAGCAGAAAACCGGCCTCTCGCGCGAGGTCGACCTCGGCGCCATGCTCGGATTCACGGGCGTGTCCACGCAGGACCTCGCCATCGCCACCCGCCAGCTCGCCACCTTGATCGCTGCCGGCATCCCGCTGGTCGACGCTCTCACCGCGCTCGTCGATCAGATCGAGCAGCCTCGCCTGAAGCGGATCATGGGGGTGGTGAAGCAGAAGGTGAACGAGGGCTTGTCGCTGGCCGACGCCCTGCGCGAGCATCCGAAGGTGTTCTCCGACCTGTACGTGAAC includes:
- the gspD gene encoding type II secretion system protein GspD, which translates into the protein MTRENFVHPLRWAFLLPLAATLVAAPPSRAQQQPPPQPPPELPPPQQQPPQQQQPPPPPQTPPPRRPVPIVPPRTPPANQPAPAQPGATRATQPPPSAPVDKKEIHNQARTVVMSFDKRDLTEVIQFVSQFTQRNFILPERVAGKITILSNSPIPADDVWNVFVAALDANNWSVYPVGKYWKLVEKKQSSRANIPIYLDRGQEAPPTEQMVTRLFKLRYVEADQMRNVLNQFTSRDSDFQIFPPDTLVISDLGLNMRRLEKLVAQLDQPGGSEEIHIVPVQYAGAQELAQKLTEIFQAQAPAQRGGVARQLGVAEPVVQPGQPLPVPQPGQAPAGTGGPVQIGKIIPEERTNKLIVIAGARSFNRVMQLIRQLDVPAGEGGVHVYYLENAKAEDVAATLQALAQGAAARHTTGPTGAAGARPPGPPQATPAGAAAPAGPVSADLFAGEVKITADKNTNSLVVIASQADYRNLVKVVERLDIRRRQVFVEAVIMEVNLENDLEVGVSAHGGTILNDVSFRGAKGDAPLVVGSELGGLSSLGGVTSLGSLGGFLAGLQGPPITVPGLNVSLPSFAILLNALQSSSDVNVISTPHVIMTDNTEGEITVGQNVPFQAAYSPTSSALTSLVSGTSGTTTGTTNTAATSLLGLGGLGSLYAPIQRQNVELRLRIKPQINESDYVRLDVDEQTEEIASVDKQLGPTTSKRSAKTTVVAKDQETVVIGGLIQERSTRSVQKVPVLGSLPLLGWLFRNESTKKTRTNLLLFLTPYIIRDQSDYRRIFERKMSERAEFVKRFYGDEGRYEAAVDYDRKPGPLARVRRGVQQELNRYENGGPGGADQRVIRPGQRYAPPELDKGGVNPAIRIPSPAPLPAEPKQEPAPGTQAPPEQPPPEPAPSEEKPDQEG
- a CDS encoding sigma-54-dependent Fis family transcriptional regulator yields the protein MSTRGTILVVDDEQANLDSLERIFAREGYRILLARNGQAAVETLRAEPVDVVLTDLMMPAMSGQELLRAVRAVAPDAEVVLMTAYGTVDAAVAAMKDGAYDFLTKPLKRHAVLKSVQQAIEKRRLVQENKQLRARLAGAEQPIVGQSPSLRATLDIIRQAAPSSATVLLLGESGTGKELFARALHEHSARASGPFVPINCAAIPETILEAELFGYERGAFTGAVQRKEGRIERAQGGSLFLDEVGELTPSVQVKLLRFLQDGEIERLGGTGTIKVDCRVVAATNQDLSARVREGKFREDLYYRLNVIQVVLPPLRDRVEDVPLLADHFIARYAAKNGKSIRGLTRAALAALEAYPWPGNVRELEHAIERAVVLSRGEEIDVDDLPESVRAGGAARNAGVAGALEGRTLAVPLGTTMEEIELRVIRETLRQTKGDKNLAAQLLGIAARTIYRKLDREKD
- a CDS encoding general secretion pathway protein GspC, with the protein product MLAVVTLSPGRPPTVPSDGFLSGSAGMALAAPLGMELVLQRYSWAFDAVAVLLGAYLAARTVNTIAAAAIAPKPALVQQAGATPQSAAQPQRVELDADKVAKLFDVPLPKPPAPGAETTQTQRAGWNPVPVRSSLHGTLIGTAIADPAKYSLCQITNPDVNETQVYAIGEKYQDARIYAIEKERVLIDNAGVNEYIDNSLAAPPNLGVIPIVQPGALGQAQAGGGEGVRQLSENQYVVARSEINNALTNLSDLATKARIVPSFKNGVANGFKLFSIVPDSLYAKIGVQNGDVIRRINGYEMNSPDKALEIYQKLRDANRIEIELERRGETLRKTYSIE
- the gspE gene encoding type II secretion system protein GspE, producing MEGIADAPARKPAPRNLTGLRLGEILLAHGAVTRERVDEALAAQTERGGRLGEVLVSLKACSEEQVLKALAAQLELPYQMRVGTEEVSQDLISKVPINFAKQARLLPLRMDGDRVVVAMADPMDTGAVDSLRLLLGASVSTLIVPTQSILDCINSVYDRARNEAEQLVGDLEAGDLDTVAHELEEPQDLLDSSDEAPIIRLVNSLLFRAAKERASDIHIEPQEKDICVRFRVDGVLQEVIRPPKRFQNSISSRVKIMGGLNIAEKRLPQDGRIRVKLAGRDIDIRLSTTPTVFGERVVMRLLDKSTVLLDLVEIGMDKEQLRIMESLIHRSHGIILVTGPTGSGKTTTLYAALSRINRPDLNIMTIEDPVEYQLQGISQTAVNPKIELTFANGLRSFLRQDPDVIMVGEIRDLETAEIAIQASLTGHLVFSTVHTNDAAGAVTRLVDMGVEPFLVASSLMGILAQRLVRVVCKECRVPYFPTPEELKEIGLTPDDVRETSGGMLYKPGACEQCNNTGYRGRSGIYEMMLMDDELRQLTLKNVDSGTIKRQAVSKGMRTLMDDGAQKVMRGITSVAEVLSVTQEDMA